The following coding sequences are from one Streptococcus sp. NPS 308 window:
- a CDS encoding transporter, whose amino-acid sequence MKLLFRNQAYRLLTLSRFFNAFGASIFNLVFIVYASTLPQASFAVAMANIVMILPTLFTVFVGIRADYTRDKVKWMVYSGLFQAVLFFLAALVVQQASLFAFSSLCLINVISDVISDFAGGLRMPLVKEKVAEEDLMEAYSFSQFITYISAIGGQAFGVWLLGLSVNNFSLVAGINACFFLVSAFILFLGKSKLSLSMSSADGENLKNEKLSIKDQFLTIYRNLRLVFLKGGQKNFGFMIFAVLLINALGGALGSIYNIFFLSHSLLNFSYTEALFINQFCVLVAIIISSLTGNDYFGKQSLPRLMMWATVGLSLIGLANVFNQVVLALLFLFSTLYVSGKVQPKISAMLMKNLAPDVLARTSNFLGLLFTLSIPVGTACFSLIAVWNIQLTWMLFVGLSLLAILLTVINLKNDI is encoded by the coding sequence ATGAAACTATTGTTTAGAAATCAAGCTTATCGACTCTTGACTTTGTCGCGCTTCTTCAATGCCTTTGGTGCTTCGATTTTTAACCTGGTATTTATCGTTTATGCATCGACCTTGCCACAAGCCTCTTTTGCTGTTGCTATGGCGAATATTGTCATGATTCTTCCGACTCTCTTTACAGTTTTTGTAGGGATTCGGGCAGATTATACGAGGGACAAGGTCAAATGGATGGTCTATAGCGGTTTGTTTCAGGCGGTTTTATTTTTTCTAGCAGCCCTAGTTGTTCAGCAAGCTAGTCTCTTTGCCTTTTCTAGCCTGTGTTTGATCAATGTCATCAGTGATGTGATCAGTGATTTTGCTGGTGGTTTGCGCATGCCTCTCGTTAAGGAAAAAGTAGCTGAAGAGGATCTGATGGAAGCTTATTCTTTTTCCCAGTTTATCACATATATTTCAGCTATTGGTGGTCAAGCTTTTGGAGTTTGGCTCTTAGGTCTATCGGTCAACAATTTTTCCCTTGTTGCGGGAATCAATGCCTGCTTTTTCCTAGTATCAGCCTTTATTCTCTTTTTAGGAAAAAGCAAATTGAGTCTGTCAATGTCATCTGCTGATGGTGAAAACCTAAAAAATGAGAAGCTTTCTATCAAAGACCAGTTCCTAACAATTTACCGAAATTTACGTCTCGTTTTTCTTAAAGGTGGACAGAAAAACTTTGGTTTCATGATCTTTGCTGTCTTGCTTATTAATGCCTTGGGTGGGGCTTTAGGAAGCATCTATAACATCTTCTTTTTGAGCCATTCTCTCTTGAATTTTTCTTACACAGAGGCACTATTTATCAATCAATTCTGTGTTTTAGTAGCAATCATCATCAGTAGCCTTACGGGCAATGATTATTTTGGGAAGCAGTCTTTGCCTAGATTGATGATGTGGGCGACCGTAGGACTCAGTCTAATTGGTCTAGCTAATGTATTCAATCAAGTCGTACTTGCTTTACTATTTCTCTTTTCAACTCTGTATGTGTCTGGTAAAGTTCAACCAAAGATTAGTGCCATGCTCATGAAAAATCTAGCTCCAGATGTTCTAGCTCGTACCAGTAATTTTTTAGGTTTATTGTTTACCTTATCCATACCTGTGGGAACAGCTTGTTTTTCACTTATAGCTGTATGGAATATACAGTTGACTTGGATGCTATTTGTTGGTCTTTCCTTGCTAGCTATTCTTTTGACAGTTATTAATCTCAAAAATGATATCTAA
- the hisS gene encoding histidine--tRNA ligase, whose protein sequence is MKLQKPKGTQDILPAESAKWQYVEGFAREIFKRYNYAEVRTPIFEHYEVISRSVGDTTDIVTKEMYDFYDKGDRHITLRPEGTAPVVRSYVENKLFAPEVQKPSKFYYMGPMFRYERPQAGRLRQFHQIGVECFGSSNPATDVETIAMAAHFLKEIGIQGVKLHLNTLGNPESRAAYRQALIDYLTPLKETLSKDSQRRLEENPLRVLDSKEKEDKVAVENAPSILDFLDEESQAHFDAVRQMLENLGVDYIIDTNMVRGLDYYNHTIFEFITEIEGNDLTVCAGGRYDGLVAYFGGPETAGFGFGLGVERLLLILEKQGVALPIENSLDVYIAVLGDGANVKALELVQALRQQGFKAERDYLNRKLKAQFKSADVFEAKALITLGETEVESGQVKVKNNQTREEVQVSLDAINQNFSEIFEKLGF, encoded by the coding sequence ATGAAATTACAAAAACCAAAAGGAACGCAGGATATTTTGCCTGCTGAGTCTGCCAAATGGCAGTACGTTGAGGGCTTTGCCCGTGAGATTTTCAAGCGCTACAACTATGCAGAAGTGCGCACGCCTATTTTTGAGCATTACGAGGTTATCAGTCGCTCTGTCGGAGATACAACCGATATCGTAACCAAGGAAATGTACGATTTTTACGACAAAGGTGACCGCCATATCACCCTCCGTCCAGAAGGAACTGCGCCCGTTGTCCGTTCCTATGTGGAAAATAAACTCTTTGCTCCTGAAGTGCAAAAGCCAAGTAAGTTCTATTACATGGGACCTATGTTCCGTTATGAGCGTCCGCAAGCAGGTCGTTTGCGCCAGTTCCACCAGATCGGTGTTGAGTGTTTTGGCTCTAGCAATCCAGCTACCGATGTGGAAACCATCGCTATGGCAGCTCATTTCTTGAAAGAAATCGGCATCCAAGGTGTCAAACTACACCTCAACACTCTTGGAAATCCTGAGAGCCGTGCGGCTTACCGTCAAGCCTTGATTGATTATTTAACACCGCTCAAGGAGACCTTGTCTAAGGATAGCCAACGTCGCTTGGAGGAAAATCCTCTTCGTGTCTTGGACTCTAAGGAGAAAGAAGACAAGGTAGCTGTGGAGAATGCGCCGTCTATCTTGGACTTCCTTGATGAAGAAAGTCAAGCTCATTTTGATGCTGTGCGTCAGATGTTGGAAAATCTGGGTGTAGACTATATCATCGATACCAATATGGTTCGTGGTCTGGACTACTACAACCACACGATTTTCGAGTTCATCACAGAAATCGAGGGCAATGACTTGACGGTCTGTGCGGGTGGTCGCTACGATGGTCTGGTTGCCTACTTTGGTGGTCCTGAAACTGCTGGATTTGGTTTTGGACTTGGTGTAGAGCGCCTGCTTCTCATCCTTGAAAAGCAAGGGGTTGCCCTTCCTATCGAGAACTCTCTAGATGTCTATATCGCAGTCTTGGGTGACGGAGCAAATGTCAAGGCATTGGAATTGGTACAAGCCCTTCGCCAACAAGGTTTCAAAGCAGAGCGTGATTACCTCAATCGTAAACTCAAAGCTCAATTTAAGTCAGCCGACGTCTTTGAGGCTAAGGCGCTCATTACTCTAGGTGAAACTGAAGTCGAAAGCGGACAAGTCAAGGTCAAGAATAACCAAACTCGAGAAGAAGTTCAAGTGTCACTCGATGCTATCAATCAAAATTTCTCAGAAATCTTTGAAAAATTAGGCTTTTAA
- a CDS encoding helix-turn-helix transcriptional regulator translates to MLKNRLKELRARDGLNQTELAKLAGVSRQTISLLERDEYTPSIVIALKIAQIFHEPVESVFRLEEDE, encoded by the coding sequence ATGCTAAAAAATCGTCTAAAAGAGCTTCGGGCTCGCGATGGCCTCAATCAGACCGAACTTGCCAAACTAGCTGGCGTGTCCAGGCAAACTATCAGCTTGCTTGAGCGGGATGAGTACACGCCATCCATCGTCATTGCCCTGAAGATTGCTCAGATATTCCATGAGCCAGTTGAATCGGTCTTTCGCTTAGAG